In the genome of Pseudorasbora parva isolate DD20220531a chromosome 10, ASM2467924v1, whole genome shotgun sequence, one region contains:
- the LOC137090722 gene encoding uncharacterized protein has translation MDIVRRERVSVPDAVLVSGITLSESDQELESWLMRYGSIKRTLLIDSPASEFHRQAIIEFQYSSAMDVLRPLLPLRIVSTSNADTCFNVRALSSVYSQTTGGDVTRDYLEELQEIARVSGKPFQVLIQEELKKLKAASSSVEPSPTSSDATDFPIVADSQTRRLSAQSQKIVEEITAPPLSDRASLSSSQQSKYKNLTKTVDENAVPTCTALPMDVISPPSVQRVVVEHIVRATDAVSTQYIPVRLRSFSGKVPRPGNEPDFDTWRASVDFLLDDPSISDLSRTRKILDSLLPPAADVVKHVGPQASPLVYLELLESVYGSVEDGDELLARFMTLLQNQGEKPSSYLHRLQVMLSAAVRRGGISEAERDRSLLKQFCRGCWDNRLLANLRLEERKTNPPSFAELVVSVRAEEDKLASKEERMRSHLGMNKPSLHPFKSKAITNQLSTHVAEVGSETTVETDSKRTMSSIHTQIASQKISGSKKGQGDCQESVEFLKLRAEVNELRAQVQTMESVVPKKTLYTDSSFSELAELRKQIAELKTQVVTLEAQKSRTQPLGSHRNFEKAWPRQFESNEFKQSQLSGTGVPRPRPGYCFRCGEDGHIVTHCENDPDPSKVARKRCLLREKQAQWDLQNQVKSQQVNSRPSLQ, from the coding sequence ATGGATATTGTGAGacgtgagagagtgagtgttcCTGATGCCGTTCTAGTGAGCGGTATAACGCTATCTGAATCCGATCAAGAGCTTGAATCATGGCTGATGCGTTATGGTAGTATAAAGCGAACCTTGCTCATTGATAGTCCAGCCTCAGAATTTCATCGGCAAGCTATCATAGAGTTCCAATATAGCTCTGCAATGGATGTGCTGCGACCCTTGTTGCCATTACGAATCGTAAGCACTTCTAATGCAGACACCTGCTTTAATGTACGTGCCTTGAGCAGTGTTTATTCGCAGACGACTGGGGGTGATGTCACTAGAGATTATCTAGAGGAACTGCAAGAAATCGCTAGAGTTAGCGGAAAACCCTTTCAAGTGTTGATTCAAGAGGAGCTAAAGAAGCTTAAAGCTGCTAGCTCTTCTGTTGAACCATCACCCACGTCGAGTGATGCCACTGATTTTCCAATTGTGGCCGATTCTCAAACCCGTCGGTTATCCGCTCAATCACAAAAAATAGTCGAAGAGATAACTGCTCCTCCATTGTCAGATAGAGCGTCTTTGTCAAGTAGCCAACAAAGCAAATATAAAAACCTGACCAAAACCGTTGATGAAAATGCGGTGCCCACATGTACTGCTCTGCCAATGGATGTAATAAGCCCCCCTAGCGTACAACGCGTAGTAGTTGAACATATTGTGCGAGCTACTGATGCTGTATCAACTCAGTACATTCCTGTGCGCTTGAGGTCGTTTTCAGGGAAAGTTCCTAGACCAGGAAATGAACCCGATTTTGATACCTGGAGGGCGAGCGTTGATTTCTTGTTGGATGACCCATCCATTTCTGACTTGTCTCGCACCAGAAAAATACTGGACAGCCTTTTGCCGCCAGCGGCTGATGTTGTAAAGCATGTTGGTCCTCAAGCATCTCCGTTGGTATATTTAGAGCTGTTAGAGTCTGTCTATGGGTCAGTTGAGGATGGTGACGAGTTATTGGCAAGATTTATGACTCTGCTGCAGAATCAGGGGGAGAAACCTTCTAGCTACCTGCATCGGCTGCAAGTCATGCTGAGTGCAGCGGTGCGGAGGGGAGGCATTTCAGAAGCTGAACGTGACCGAAGCTTATTAAAGCAGTTTTGTAGAGGGTGTTGGGATAACCGTTTACTTGCAAATTTGCGCCTTGAGGAAAGAAAGACCAACCCCCCTTCATTTGCTGAGTTAGTAGTGTCGGTTAGGGCTGAAGAGGACAAGCTAGCTTCCAAAGAGGAGCGCATGCGAAGTCATTTAGGAATGAACAAACCCAGTTTACACCCTTTTAAGTCAAAGGCCATCACAAATCAGCTTTCCACCCACGTCGCGGAGGTAGGGAGTGAAACAACTGTTGAGACAGATTCGAAAAGAACAATGTCGAGTATTCACACGCAGATAGCTTCTCAGAAAATCTCAGGTTCTAAGAAGGGGCAGGGTGATTGCCAGGAATCTGTGGAGTTTTTGAAATTAAGAGCAGAAGTAAATGAGTTGAGAGCACAAGTCCAGACTATGGAGTCAGTTGTGCCGAAAAAGACATTGTACACTGACTCAAGTTTTTCAGAACTTGCAGAGCTGAGAAAGCAAATAGCTGAGTTAAAAACTCAAGTGGTCACTTTGGAAGCACAGAAAAGTCGAACTCAACCGTTAGGTTCCCATAGAAATTTTGAAAAGGCGTGGCCTAGACAGTTTGAGTCGAATGAGTTTAAGCAGTCTCAGCTGAGTGGGACAGGCGTGCCCCGACCTCGTCCTGGGTACTGTTTTCGCTGCGGCGAAGATGGTCACATTGTCACCCACTGTGAAAATGACCCAGACCCTTCCAAAGTGGCTAGAAAACGCTGTTTGCTGAGGGAGAAACAAGCCCAGTGGGACTTGCAGAACCAGGTGAAATCGCAGCAGGTAAACTCCAGGCCGTCTCTGCAGTAG